Proteins found in one Misgurnus anguillicaudatus chromosome 3, ASM2758022v2, whole genome shotgun sequence genomic segment:
- the LOC141359616 gene encoding uncharacterized protein: MPINLYIDRGCCKAGSDGRGDSLGDGMVVRLDIFHWLHRFDAALQTEAHSKYVTRLAYNREDLQLLIKAVRARHPAIMKVVSDEDMVQLKHHVHRVTLGAQETFRLVHLVIEELKGPAGLNESDVSLFKSPADIDEMWASQQRHLECIQDLPGMAMYRVPRTTTINGVDLPSYKGLRGSNSLEGFHTSLLQMIAGPHCAARPYQVYLFSGIARWSSDRSWEVVLHRVYSAPLTDRLKS; the protein is encoded by the exons ATGCCAATCAACCTTTACATTGACCGGGGATGCTGCAAGGCAGGGTCCGACGGTCGTGGAGACTCTCTTGGAGACGGGATGGTGGTGAGGCTTGACATTTTCCACTGGCTCCATCGCTTTGATGCTGCTCTGCAGACCGAGGCCCACTCGAAGTACGTGACAAGATTGGCCTATAACCGCGAGGACCTCCAGCTCCTCATCAAGGCTGTCAGGGCCAGACACCCGGCCATAATGAAGGTGGTGAGTGACGAGGATATGGTCCAGCTCAAACATCATGTCCATCGTGTCACCCTCGGTGCCCAGGAGACATTTCGTCTTGTCCACCTGGTCATTGAAGAGCTCAAGGGTCCAGCAGGGCTCAACGAGAGCGATGTCAGCCTCTTCAAGTCCCCTG CAGACATTGATGAGATGTGGGCCAGCCAGCAGCGACACCTGGAATGCATCCAGGACCTTCCAGGCATGGCCATGTACCGGGTTCCCCGCACAACGACCATCAACGGTGTGGACCTGCCCTCTTACAAGGGCCTGCGTGGGAGCAACAGCCTGGAGGGGTTCCACACGTCGCTGCTCCAAATGATTGCAG GTCCCCACTGTGCGGCACGGCCTTACCAGGTCTACCTCTTCAGTGGAATCGCCAGGTGGAGCTCCGACCGCAGCTGGGAAGTCGTGTTACACCGAGTCTACTCAGCGCCGCTCACAGATCGCCTCAAATCGTGA
- the LOC129444262 gene encoding uncharacterized protein codes for MFRPVIPLSEKDMEGTVVESMDEEDDEEMVDVYPTRTEAKRQRVFGGEMDSFLPNAVLTCDYVPDIGLASEVGRAAGGLNLSGGVEEKIPTMLGWRCDDGGMDLVLPNAVPDIVPNNGHLLDRRAGSSHPRGGVKEFTPAFEEANSPKVLKSMKKAWRSVMHPFLRNDKVETLIPSELNADSDNPNLKDDAGLASSKLKTVIKPDKQRKALFGCPWRGKVESMPTPQLKADPAIPDVREVVDLASQSKADVGPKKQKEKASKSRKSNLQGEKVTVVPTQQPKAISDIPVGMDVPALAGPQSKTKIRPDKSKTLKQRIFGCFWRGKVESMPTSQIEADPADLADSQSKSVGLKKQKQKASKSRFFHNPWRKKGKSKVKKDADPAIPDAMDGADLASFGGTAAANARLQKIGAIPKNIGLKGGGNPDPNKAKSPGPKEDENPGAKAIENPRHSGAEDDRVVRPKVVDLFQKVFKPPEETKPADPPVPKETFDSKYTFFNEVIGKGYFGKVFKGIRKSDGCRVAIKRISKRKDERTLQIPGYPKPVITEVALMLKLRDAPSCPNVIQFYDWYETEDFYTLALEYPQHCQTLWDFVSCERHLSENIARHLMRQAVLAVKHCLDNGVFHTDLHGKNFLVQKSTMTLKLIDFGLGYYLTDEAYDSHDFIGAQGCIPPEMQMEEKYYPMPANVWALGALLYFMVLGTSPCPIDPFYGKGLSKEICDLMKRCLAMNPRYRPTLKQILDHDWFKTESNEEELFIYKMRALST; via the exons ATGTTTCGTCCTGTAATACCATTGTCCGAAAAGGACATGGAAGGAACAGTTGTTGAAAGCATGGATGAGGAGGATGATGAGGAGATGGTGGATGTTTATCCAACACGTACTGAGGCGAAACGCCAAAGAG TGTTTGGAGGAGAGATGGATTCATTCCTACCGAATGCTGTGTTGACCTGTGACTATGTCCCTGACATCGGACTTGCGTCAGAGGTCGGACGCGCTGCCGGTGGTTTGAATCTAAGTGGAGGAGTAGAGGAGAAAATCCCAACAA TGTTGGGATGGAGATGTGATGATGGTGGAATGGATCTTGTCCTTCCGAATGCAGTCCCTGACATTGTCCCGAACAACGGACATTTGTTAGACAGACGCGCCGGTAGTTCACATCCACGAGGAGGAGTAAAGGAGTTTACTCCTGCATTTGAGGAGGCGAACAGCCCCAAAG TCTTGAAATCAATGAAGAAGGCTTGGAGGAGTGTAATGCACCCATTCCTTCGTAATGATAAAGTGGAAACACTGATTCCTTCAGAG CTTAATGCGGATTCAGATAATCCTAATTTAAAGGATGATGCTGGTCTGGCGAGCTCTAAATTAAAGACTGTAATCAAACCGGACAAACAACGAAAGGCATTATTTGGCTGTCCCTGGAGGGGCAAGGTGGAGTCAATGCCGACTCCACAGCTTAAAGCGGATCCAGCTATCCCTGATGTTAGGGAAGTTGTTGATCTTGCATCACAGTCAAAGGCCGACGTTGGTCCGAAGAAACAGAAAGAAAAGGCTTCAAAGAGCCGCAAATCTAACCTCCAGGGAGAAAAAGTGACTGTTGTGCCAACTCAACAGCCCAAGGCTATTTCAGATATTCCTGTTGGCATGGATGTTCCTGCTCTGGCCGGCCCCCAATCAAAAACAAAGATTCGTCCGGATAAAAGCAAGACATTGAAGCAACGCATCTTTGGATGCTTCTGGAGGGGCAAAGTGGAGTCAATGCCGACTTCACAGATTGAAGCCGATCCGGCAGATCTGGCAGATTCTCAATCAAAGAGTGTTGgcttaaagaaacaaaaacaaaaggcttCAAAGAGCCGCTTTTTTCACAACCCTTGGAGAAAAAAAGGGAAGAGTAAAGTGAAAAAAGATGCAGATCCAGCTATTCCTGATGCCATGGATGGTGCTGATCTGGCCAGTTTTGGTGGCACCGCTGCAGCTAATGCCAGGCTACAGAAGATAGGTGCCATTCCAAAGAATATCGGGTTAAAAGGTGGCGGAAATCCCGACCCAAATAAAGCAAAAAGTCCTGGACCAAAAGAAGATGAAAATCCTGGGGCAAAAGCTATTGAAAATCCCAGACATTCTGGGGCAGAAGATGATAGAGTTGTCAGGCCAAAAGTTGTAGATctttttcaaaaagtttttaaaCCGCCAGAAGAGACGAAACCAGCTGATCCCCCAGTCCCTAAAG agaCTTTTGATTCTAAATATACCTTCTTCAATGAAGTGATTGGAAAAGGTTACTTTGGCAAAGTGTTCAAAGGGATCCGTAAATCGGATGGCTGTCGG GTTGCCATCAAGCGAATAAGCAAACGAAAGGATGAAAGAACTCTTCAGATT CCCGGATACCCCAAACCAGTCATTACAGAAGTGGCGCTAATGCTTAAGTTAAGAGATGCGCCCTCATGCCCCAATGTcatacagttttatgactggtACGAAACTGAAGACTTTTACACGCTCGCGTTGGAGTACCCTCAGCACTgccaaaccttgtgggattttgTTAGTTGTGAAAGACATCTAAGTGAAAATATAGCAAGACATCTTATGCGTCAGGCAGTACTGGCAGTAAAACACTGTCTGGATAATGGAGTTTTCCATACAGACCTCCATGGCAAGAACTTCTTGGTGCAGAAATCAACAATGACCCTGAAGTTAATTGACTTTGGGCTTGGATATTATCTTACGGATGAGGCCTATGATTCCCACGACTTTATAG GAGCTCAAGGTTGCATCCCGCCTGAGATGCAAATGGAAGAGAAATACTACCCCATGCCAGCAAACGTATGGGCCTTAGGTGCTTTGCTGTATTTCATGGTGCTTGGAACTTCCCCCTGTCCTATAGACCCCTTTTATGGGAAGGGTTTATCAAAGG AAATCTGTGATCTGATGAAAAGGTGCCTGGCCATGAATCCAAGATATCGTCCGACGCTCAAGCAGATCTTAGATCATGACTGGTTTAAAACTGAGTCTAACGAAGAAGAGCTATTCATTTACAAAATGAG GGCGCTATccacataa